The Paenibacillus beijingensis nucleotide sequence TTAAATTGGCAGTGGTGCAATGCGATCCGAAAGTAGGCGTAGAAAACAGGGAGCACAATTTGAAGTTTTCCGAAGCAACAATCCGTCAAGCGGCAAAACAAGGGGCCAATCTGATCCTGTTTCCGGAACTGAACGTGACGGGTTACGTGTTCCAAAACCGGAAAGAAGCCATTGCCCATAGTGAAGCGGTAAACGGAAGCAGTGTCGAATTATGGTCTTCGCTTAGCCGTGAACTGAACGTTTACATTATCGGCTCCTTCGTGGAAAGAGATGGAGAGCTTCTGTATGACAGCAGTGTTTTGATCGGCCCGAATGGGTATATCGGAAAGTACCGGAAAACGCATTTGTGGAATCGCGAAAAATTGTATTTTAGCGCCGGCAATACAGGCTTTCCCGTATTTGATACGGAATTTGGAAAAATCGCGATGTTGATCTGTTGGGACATCTGGTATCCGGAAACGTTCCGGATTATGGCGATGCAGGGGGCCGAACTGATTTGCACCTTGAACAACTGGGTGTATACCCCCGGGCAATTGTACGATGAAACGGGACGCTGCATGCCTGTTTATCACACGATGGCTGCGGCGCAGGCAAATAATGTGTACATTGCGGCAGCAAGCAGAATCGGGGACGAGCGGGGCGCCAAATTTCTCGGCAACAGCCTGATTGCCGGTCCTAATGGCTGGGCGGTCAAGCAGGCGACTGCAGAGGAAGATACCATTTTGATTGCCGAAGTGGATCTTGGCGATTCAAGCAGAAGACATTGGAGCGAATATAACGACATGCTGTTCGATCGGCGGACCGACATGTACGACGTGCTGCTTGGTTACAAAGAGGGCCGGGTTAAAGCCAGATAACTTGCCCTGATGGTGGAGCAAGAGTTAGCAGGAGATTGGAGTCCTGATGCATGGATCATTTCCAGAAAAGCATATACGATTTAATCGTTGAAACGTCCACGAATCTTCCGGCTGACGTGCGAAAGGCGATTCACGCCGCTCAGGAGCATGAGGACAAGGGGACACGTTCCGCACTGGCTCTTTCGACGATTGCCGAAAATATTCAGATGGCGGAAAGCAGCGTATCCCCGATATGCCAGGATACAGGTATGCCAACGT carries:
- a CDS encoding nitrilase family protein; the encoded protein is MDNGIKLAVVQCDPKVGVENREHNLKFSEATIRQAAKQGANLILFPELNVTGYVFQNRKEAIAHSEAVNGSSVELWSSLSRELNVYIIGSFVERDGELLYDSSVLIGPNGYIGKYRKTHLWNREKLYFSAGNTGFPVFDTEFGKIAMLICWDIWYPETFRIMAMQGAELICTLNNWVYTPGQLYDETGRCMPVYHTMAAAQANNVYIAAASRIGDERGAKFLGNSLIAGPNGWAVKQATAEEDTILIAEVDLGDSSRRHWSEYNDMLFDRRTDMYDVLLGYKEGRVKAR